From Plasmodium coatneyi strain Hackeri chromosome 7, complete sequence:
CCCCAACAAGACCACACACCGGCAGatacgtatatacacacattcgtACACCCACGTACGTATGCGCTCATGCACGTACAAGCTCAACCACCGGTAGAAGAGAAGACAAAAGAGACAACcaagccaccaccaccaccaccacctcttttttttttctcatcaatCAAGTGACGAATCGATAACATGACGACCATCCTGCCGCAGCGCGCCATCCCGTACCTTGTGCTAGCTGGTGCATTTTTGTACAACCTTAATATAGGTGCGTAAAGGAGAGGCGGCCTAGGGGAGGCTCTCCCTCTATCTGCacgtgtaggaaaaaaatgaggtgtACCTTATACCTGTCTAGATTATACACATCCCCAAGTGTAGTACGCCTGCTTGTTTACGCTCATGTCTTGCTCCCTTTTACCCCTGCGCAGGAATTATAAACTCCTATGGTAACCTTAATATTTACCTCACCTCCTACCTGAGACACAAGGGCCAAAATGTAACCTACAGGGATGTGTCTTTTATATACGAACTGACGGTAATTACTCTGGGCATATCCATGCTGATTGGAAATGTTGTGCAGAAGAAATTAGGAGAAAGAGTAACCATACTGATCTGCTGCTTCACAacttttgtttccttttatatgtCCTCATTGTATGCCCACTCGTACTTGATGCTGTGTGTGTTCATGGGGGGGCTGTACGGACTGGGATATGGAATCAGTTTCACCATTCCGCTTTCGTGTACATACaagcattttaaaaagaaccGAGGATTGGTCAGTGGTATTGTCATCTCTGCAATATCGTTGAGtccatttttgtattgcCCATTGCAGACTCTGCTTATAAATAGGAACAATGTTTTGCCAGTGGAGAGTAGCAGCGGTGGAATCAGGGAACGGTACTTTGAAGACCCCCAGGTGCTTAACAGAATCCCCCATGTGCTTTTCATTCAGTCCGTaatctttttaatttttggcACATGTGGTGGATTTTTCGCAACGATGAAAGTAAGGGGGAATGGTGAAAAACAGCTCACCAGTGGTAATCTCGATGTAGGAAACAAGAAAAGCAAACACTTGGATGCACAGGATGGGAGCCTCCTTGATTTAGAGAAGAATGACGAACAAATGGGAATAACCACGGACAAGAACAAGGGAAACCAAAACGATGGAACAAATGAGGGTGATAACTTGGGGTCCCGACTAGCCaaatcttttaaaaaaaaaaaaaaaaaaaaaaatgggcgcAGGGACAAATGACGAAGACGGAGATGGAGAAGGCatccaaaatggaaaaaaaaaaaaaaaaaaaaaaaaaaactttaccCGTTTCTTCCTCAATATGTTAAACGTAAACACAACCATCTTTTCAGACAATAACGTTCAAAAGTATTACAACAAGAAATGCACAGAagacgttttttttttttttttatggctatctgtcgttttttttaattcctatATCAATTTTGTCATTATGTATTGGAAAATCATTGGCATTACCTACACCTCCATGGAAGATAAATTCATCACCCTCAATGGAAGCTTTATTAACAGCATGTCCAACATAGCGGGCCGCTT
This genomic window contains:
- a CDS encoding Membrane transporter is translated as MTTILPQRAIPYLVLAGAFLYNLNIGIINSYGNLNIYLTSYLRHKGQNVTYRDVSFIYELTVITLGISMLIGNVVQKKLGERVTILICCFTTFVSFYMSSLYAHSYLMLCVFMGGLYGLGYGISFTIPLSCTYKHFKKNRGLVSGIVISAISLSPFLYCPLQTLLINRNNVLPVESSSGGIRERYFEDPQVLNRIPHVLFIQSVIFLIFGTCGGFFATMKVRGNGEKQLTSGNLDVGNKKSKHLDAQDGSLLDLEKNDEQMGITTDKNKGNQNDGTNEGDNLGSRLAKSFKKKKKKKNGRRDK